The following are encoded in a window of Carya illinoinensis cultivar Pawnee chromosome 15, C.illinoinensisPawnee_v1, whole genome shotgun sequence genomic DNA:
- the LOC122297155 gene encoding uncharacterized protein LOC122297155 yields the protein MANPFESSSFRTTRFDTAIWAVKLLLLAIGIISTYIFFKVAIIPYTIDLSLSTLPRLWISLRSWLSPPYIYIIVNFIIITIAASSAFQHQNHPPFSFPTIAKPTTHRDQTLSFKDSTSDAIPTTNSIDDFHDIIWDEIVQLEHEKQRVEHFVSSEPSPESSSENSCLTEAGGKDEDDDESTLDATWDAIMEAQGKPLKRQLKKSETWDLPPRLERFGAILNDGDIAIHGDDEDDPVGWARRELKKSDTFNDRVSLVMMRKKSMSQEELNSRAEAFIKKFNAEMRLQRLESDQRFMEMVNRGV from the coding sequence ATGGCCAATCCGTTTGAGAGCTCTTCGTTCAGAACAACCAGATTTGATACGGCAATCTGGGCAGTAAAGCTCTTACTATTAGCCATAGGAATTATATccacttatatttttttcaaagtggcaATAATTCCATACACAATAGACTTGTCTCTATCCACTCTACCACGCCTCTGGATCTCCCTCAGAAGTTGGCTCTCTCCCCCTTACATCTACATCATTGTCaacttcatcatcatcaccatcgCCGCCTCCTCTGCCTTCCAACACCAAAACCACCCTCCTTTCTCTTTCCCCACAATTGCTAAACCGACCACCCACCGAGATCAGACTCTTAGTTTCAAAGACTCAACCTCAGACGCCATACCCACAACAAATAGCATTGATGATTTCCATGACATCATCTGGGACGAAATCGTGCAATTAGAGCACGAGAAGCAACGAGTTGAACATTTTGTGTCGTCCGAGCCTTCACCAGAATCATCTTCCGAAAACTCTTGCTTGACGGAAGCCGGCGGGAAAGACGAAGATGACGATGAGAGCACTTTGGACGCGACTTGGGATGCGATCATGGAGGCGCAAGGGAAGCCATTGAAGCGGCAGCTCAAGAAAAGCGAGACGTGGGATTTGCCGCCTCGGCTTGAGAGATTTGGAGCGATTCTGAATGATGGTGATATAGCAATCCAtggagatgatgaggatgatccAGTGGGCTGGGCTCGGCGGGAGCTGAAGAAGTCGGACACATTCAACGACAGAGTATCATTGGTGATGATGAGGAAGAAATCAATGAGTCAAGAGGAGTTGAACAGCCGAGCGGAAGCGTTCATCAAGAAGTTCAACGCTGAGATGAGGCTACAGAGGCTTGAATCAGATCAGCGCTTCATGGAGATGGTGAATCGTGGTGTCTAG